A region from the Triticum urartu cultivar G1812 chromosome 1, Tu2.1, whole genome shotgun sequence genome encodes:
- the LOC125549081 gene encoding serine/threonine-protein kinase RIPK-like, whose protein sequence is MASAQPWRSMFCCVGGAAAGAATDDEGPSPSSTPRRRRGERRTLLPSSSASTASRLSLSSLGSTGTLTPEDLSLTLSGSNLHAFTYAELRAATAGFSRSRYLGCGGFGPVYKGQLAAELRPGLEAQTVAVKYLDLDSSSQGHNEWLAEVFFLGQLRHRNLVKLVGYCYEEEHRMLAYEYMGTGSLEKHLFRSIDGPMPWMTRMKIAVGAAKGLAFLHGADTPVIFRDLKASNILLDSDYTAKLSDFGLAKDGPNGDATHVTTRIMGTHGYAAPEYIMTGHLTAKSDVYSFGVVLLELLSGRRSIDRARRSREQSLVDYARPYLKKQDKLHRVMDPALECQYSCQGAELAARVAYKCLSQNSKLRPTMKEVVQALEPILKMDDYLQVGPFVFTVVVENTDRNVEKKEKLIDDEWKAGMKVEKIVEDKHQSHQDRHRQKFPNSMIHADILLQRDGAIGPYTTALQRHRRASSYTEERGA, encoded by the exons ATGGCTTCAGCGCAGCCGTGGAGGTCTATGTTCTGCTGCGTcggaggcgcggcggcgggggcggccaCCGACGACGAAGGGCCGTCGCCGTCTTCCACGCCGAGGCGGAGGAGAGGGGAGCGGAGGACGCTGCTGCCGTCGTCGTCCGCGTCGACGGCGTCCCGGCTCTCCCTGTCCAGCCTGGGGTCGACGGGCACGCTGACGCCGGAGGACCTCTCGCTGACGCTCTCCGGCTCCAACCTGCACGCCTTCACCTACGCCGAGCTCAGGGCGGCCACCGCCGGCTTCTCCCGCTCCAGGTACCTCGGCTGCGGCGGCTTCGGGCCCGTGTATAAGGGCCAGCTCGCCGCTGAGCTCCGGCCGGGCCTGGAGGCGCAGACGGTCGCCGTCAAGTACCTCGACCTCGACTCCAGCTCGCAGGGCCATAACGAGTGGCTG GCGGAGGTGTTCTTCCTTGGGCAACTGAGGCACAGGAACCTGGTGAAGCTCGTCGGGTACTGCTACGAGGAGGAGCACCGGATGCTGGCCTACGAGTACATGGGCACCGGCAGCCTGGAGAAGCACCTCTTCAGAAGCATCGACGGCCCCATGCCGTGGATGACGAGGATGAAGATCGCCGTCGGCGCCGCCAAGGGCCTCGCCTTCCTCCACGGCGCCGACACGCCGGTCATCTTCCGCGACCTCAAGGCGTCCAACATCTTGCTCGACTCG GACTATACCGCCAAGCTGTCCGACTTCGGCCTGGCCAAGGATGGGCCCAACGGCGACGCCACCCATGTCACGACACGTATCATGGGGACACATGGATATGCCGCACCAGAGTACATCATGACGGGGCATCTAACCGCTAAGAGCGACGTTTATAGCTTCGGCgtggtgctccttgagctgttaTCGGGTCGGCGGTCCATTGACCGTGCTCGACGTTCCAGGGAGCAAAGCTTGGTTGACTATGCCAGACCTTACCTCAAGAAGCAGGACAAGCTGCATCGGGTCATGGATCCGGCTTTGGAATGCCAGTACTCGTGTCAGGGGGCCGAACTGGCTGCACGTGTAGCGTACAAATGCTTGAGCCAAAACTCAAAGTTGAGGCCCACCATGAAAGAGGTCGTTCAGGCCCTAGAGCCCATACTGAAGATGGATGACTACCTACAAGTGGGTCCATTCGTGTTCACAGTCGTAGTGGAAAATACCGATAGAAACGTTGAGAAGAAAGAAAAGCTTATTGATGATGAGTGGAAGGCTGGCATGAAGGTTGAGAAGATTGTAGAGGACAAGCACCAGAGCCACCAAGATCGACACCGGCAAAAGTTCCCAAACTCAATGATACACGCCGACATTTTGCTGCAACGGGATGGTGCCATCGGGCCGTATACCACTGCGCTACAACGTCACCGAAGAGCATCAAGTTACACCGAGGAAAGGGGTGCATAG